A part of Plasmodium sp. gorilla clade G2 genome assembly, chromosome: 8 genomic DNA contains:
- a CDS encoding AAA family ATPase,putative has protein sequence MSKKPNDKVIENFCVYDHSNKSFSYLKVKKREIKKEKYENEYEKLVNRKCMYNYEWIKNLSYKECIDYIIQNSFKNLKKYIYGKKYVKKYDKIYIDKYKKNISSLCSTKQNEECYFINNKKFSKEAKNIKNAIHCINKNKGKYKPQLFVDKIFKIKNRYKDIIYKHEDMIREEKFNDHDGYEKKKVITYDDDNNNMMNMIKMKDIFEEAYSHPFDILFRKKYYEKICKLWLKNFVKKNGKVHKKLAKKLIKCLIIKNFIIFDVELWNIFLKKNIMNHFNTNLYFLTGKIGNMKTVFLNDLFLTFPFLYKNDHMFMIDISDYEDYTIVCDYRYLMDPMYLNKKKNYNIKKKKKKNLSSFKMCNTHDDIKNNVKYSKLINLQIYNNIFENNKHLYEEKNYNNVDISILKHDNIMSIDDSLQSDSSYELINFKTNQFKKQIISDDQKYNDNYKKKLYVQKVLYPYYYELILKEKLITDINMITSYDTLNFNLEYILIHFTRQAMIKQYVWKKKMYKWLTGIFNKSQWKQNMKKVKIKEKEKIKEKEKIKEKEKIKKKVFIKNKVYVKNKVYVNHKSKNDDDENFYMNKKMNINLGLDLFNGGISFLLIKNIEYINNFPTHKKNCIIFLLLKYIFMWKNMNLNAHMFIISSSSSIFSNSNNHNNNNNNINISNIKMYNNSSDNISSLFNRYMNNYFVFVFPNFLHTTNRYELLIHLFKKYKLYYCKNEIKELAKITNNFNIDNIIKLFEDEYRERIIDHLKKKKTDTSHEIITKNSCYIKDIFEKARKGKNQFFSKSLNLQQDSHIYIHMHEIEMYKKKKYEMFSKNGIFENYGFNEIIGEEKLISELKSQIVSKFNMQESQNIGIKKIHMCDIEGDNIKANGIDNIHDNKKMYDNNKMYDNKKMYDNKKMYDKKKMYDNKKMYDKKKMYDNNNMYSPSSMGDDICNFNQLDTVGILLHGKSGSGKSFIAKKIVEECNCNSVIINCSNIFNKIMGESEKFLNEIFEYCIKKLQPCIILFDNIETICYKEDYTVIENFNTRLKLCFYENLDKIHYEKKWKRNPCLLLIIATTNDINNIDHNLLTNYRFKYIYQTTHFQYWKEQDIYKLFYKCLKSNNIESTDFVYSHKFKQFVDEHIIKVQYKLSPLYIYNLCTYALTYRLRNALKGNENELDVEDFYESIKRMIY, from the exons atgagtaaAAAACCAAATGATAAAGTTATTGAAAATTTTTGTGTTTATGACCATTCGAATAAATCGTTTTCTTATcttaaagtaaaaaaaagagaaataaaaaaagaaaaatatgaaaacgAATATGAGAAATTAGTTAATAGGAaatgtatgtataattatgaatggataaaaaatttatcatataagGAATGTATagattatattatacaaaatagtttcaagaatttaaaaaaatatatatatgggaaaaaatatgtaaaaaaatatgataaaatatatatagataaatataaaaagaatatatcttcattatGTTCTACtaaacaaaatgaagaatgttattttattaataataagaaatttTCAAAAGAAGCaaagaatataaagaatGCTATTcattgtataaataaaaataaaggtaAGTACAAGCCACAATTATTTGTAgacaaaatatttaaaataaagaacCGTTACaaggatataatatataaacatgagGATATGATAAGAGAAGAAAAATTCAATGATCATGATgggtatgaaaaaaaaaaagttatcacttatgatgatgataataataatatgatgaatatgataaaaatgaaggaTATCTTTGAAGAGGCTTATAGTCATCCCTTTGATATTTtgtttagaaaaaaatattacgaAAAAATTTGTAAACTATGgttaaaaaattttgtaaaaaaaaatggaaaggTACATAAAAAGCTAGCCAAAAAATTAATCAAATgtctaataataaaaaattttataatatttgatGTAGAATTatggaatatttttttgaaaaaaaatataatgaatcaTTTTAATACgaatttatatttccttACTGGAAAAATAGGTAATATGAAAAcagtttttttaaatgatttatttttgacttttccctttttatataaaaatgatcatATGTTTATGATAGATATAAGTGATTATGAGGACTATACAATTGTTTGTGATTATAGATATTTAATGGATCCCatgtatttaaataaaaaaaaaaattataatataaaaaaaaaaaaaaaaaaaaatttatcttCATTTAAAATGTGTAATACtcatgatgatataaaaaacaatGTGAAATATTCTAAATTAATAAAcctacaaatatataataacatatttgAAAATAACAAACATTtgtatgaagaaaaaaattataataatgtagaTATTTCAATTTTGAaacatgataatattatgtcTATTGATGATAGTTTACAAAGTGATAGTAGTTATGaacttataaattttaaaacaaatcaatttaaaaaacaaattatttcAGATgatcaaaaatataatgataattataaaaaaaaattatatgtacaaAAAGTTTtgtatccatattattatgaattaatattaaaagaaaaacttattacagatataaatatgataacatCTTATGACACTTTAAATTTTAATcttgaatatattttgatacaTTTTACTCGTCAAGCAATGATTAAACAATAtgtatggaaaaaaaaaatgtataaatggTTAACTGGAATATTTAATAAGTCACAATGGAAACAAAACATGAAAaaggtaaaaataaaagaaaaagaaaaaataaaagaaaaagaaaaaataaaagaaaaagaaaaaataaaaaaaaaagtatttataaaaaacaaagTATATGTAAAAAACAAAGTATATGTAAATCACAAAAGTAagaatgatgatgatgaaaatttttatatgaataaaaaaatgaatataaactTAGGACTTGATTTATTCAATGGAGGAATATCCTTTCtattaataaagaatatagaatatataaataatttccctacacataaaaagaattgtataatatttttacttttaaaatatatatttatgtggaaaaatatgaatttaaatgctcatatgtttataatatcttcttcatcatcaatATTTTCGAACAGTAACAatcataacaataataataataatattaatataagtaatataaaaatgtataataattcaaGTGATAATATCAGTTCTTTATTTAATagatatatgaataattattttgtttttgtgtTTCCAAATTTTCTTCATACTACTAATAGGTACGAACTATTAAtccatttatttaaaaaatataaattatactattgtaaaaatgaaattaaagaGCTAGctaaaataacaaataattttaatatagataatataataaaattattcgaAGATGAATATAGAGAAAGAATTATagatcatttaaaaaaaaaaaaaacagataCATCACACGAAATTATCACAAAGAATAGttgttatataaaagatatatttgaaaaagcacgtaaaggaaaaaatcaatttttttctaaaagTTTAAATCTTCAACAGGattctcatatatatatacatatgcaTGAGATTGAAAtgtataaaaagaaaaaatatgaaatgttTTCAAAAAATGGTATATTTGAAAATTATGGATTTAACGAGATTATTGGAGAGGAAAAACTGATAAGTGAGTTGAAGAGTCAGATCGTGAGTAAATTTAATATGCAAGAAAGTCAAAATataggaataaaaaaaatacatatgtgTGATATTGAAGGTGATAATATAAAGGCGAATGGAATTGATAATATACAtgacaataaaaaaatgtatgaCAATAACAAAATGTAtgacaataaaaaaatgtatgacaataaaaaaatgtatgacaaaaaaaaaatgtatgacaataaaaaaatgtatgacaaaaaaaaaatgtatgacAATAACAATATGTACTCACCCAGTTCAATGGGGGATGATATCTGTAATTTTAATCAACTCGATACTGTTGGGATATTACTACATGGTAAGAGTGGGTCAGGTAAAAGTTTTATTGCTAAAAAAATTGTTGAAGAATGTAATTGTAATTCtgttattattaattgttcaaatatatttaataaaattatgggAGAATCAGAAAAATTTCTAAACGAGATTTTTGAATactgtataaaaaaattacaaccatgtatcattttatttgataatatagaaaCTATATGTTATAAAGAAGATTATACAGTTattgaaaattttaatacaagattaaaattatgtttttatgaaaatttaGATAAAATTCATTATGAAAAGAAATGGAAAAGAAATCCTTGCTTACTTTTAATTATAGCAACtacaaatgatataaataatattgatcataatttattaacaaattatcgtttcaaatatatttatcaaacTACACATTTCCAATATTGGAAAGAACaagatatttataaattattttataaatgtttaaaaagtaataatatagaatctACCGATTTTGTATATTCACACAAATTTAAACAATTTGTTGAtgaacatattataaaagttcaatataaattatctcctttatatatatataacctttGTACTTATGCTTTGACGTATCGTTTAAGAAATGCTCTCAaag GGAATGAAAATGAATTGGATGTTGAGGATTTCTATGAGTCtataaaaagaatgatatattaa